One segment of Kitasatospora viridis DNA contains the following:
- a CDS encoding TauD/TfdA family dioxygenase, protein MLTWELNPGRPALAHAPRTADLGEACEWLRENERELTEALHRHGTIFLRGLPVAGTEDVGAVRDVLIPERTPYREKATPRSDYGNGVFSSTDLPPAQSIRMHNENSYTLTFPGRLLFACLTAPEEGGATPTADVRQVLASLPAHLVQRMRATGWTLTRNYSDYVSLGWRTAFATEDRAEVEAYCRANGITWEWLADGNLRTAQLRPGTIHHPATGEEVWFNHLAFWNEWSLDPDIREAMTDEFGPDGFPFNTGFGDGEPLERADVDLLNEAYRAATVRERWQVGDVMLVDNVLCAHGRDPYRGARKIAVSMGQPVEVLDCRPSIRPQLADA, encoded by the coding sequence CCGCCGACCTCGGCGAGGCCTGCGAGTGGCTGCGGGAGAACGAGCGCGAGCTCACCGAAGCGCTGCACCGGCACGGCACGATCTTCCTGCGCGGCCTGCCGGTCGCCGGCACCGAGGACGTCGGGGCGGTGCGCGACGTGCTGATCCCCGAGCGCACCCCCTACCGCGAGAAGGCCACCCCGCGCAGCGACTACGGCAACGGTGTCTTCTCCTCCACCGACCTGCCGCCGGCCCAGTCGATCCGGATGCACAACGAGAACAGCTACACCCTCACCTTCCCGGGCCGGCTGCTCTTCGCCTGCCTGACCGCCCCCGAGGAGGGCGGGGCCACGCCCACCGCCGACGTCCGCCAGGTGCTCGCCTCGCTGCCCGCGCACCTGGTGCAGCGGATGCGCGCCACCGGGTGGACGCTCACCCGCAACTACTCCGACTACGTCTCGCTCGGCTGGCGCACCGCCTTCGCCACCGAGGACCGGGCCGAGGTGGAGGCCTACTGCCGGGCCAACGGCATCACCTGGGAGTGGCTGGCGGACGGCAACCTGCGCACCGCCCAGCTGCGCCCGGGCACCATCCACCACCCGGCGACCGGCGAGGAGGTCTGGTTCAACCACCTGGCCTTCTGGAACGAGTGGTCGCTGGACCCGGACATTCGCGAGGCGATGACCGACGAGTTCGGCCCGGACGGCTTCCCGTTCAACACCGGCTTCGGTGACGGCGAACCGCTGGAGCGCGCGGACGTCGACCTGCTCAACGAGGCCTACCGGGCCGCCACCGTGCGCGAACGCTGGCAGGTCGGCGACGTGATGCTGGTCGACAACGTGCTCTGCGCGCACGGCCGGGACCCCTACCGCGGCGCGCGCAAGATCGCCGTCTCGATGGGGCAGCCGGTCGAGGTGCTGGACTGCCGGCCCAGCATCCGGCCCCAGCTCGCCGACGCCTGA